The following proteins are co-located in the Acinetobacter sp. NCu2D-2 genome:
- a CDS encoding response regulator, with translation MNILIVDDHPLFRHALIQAVRYSLPQAQIHETAAVNEFYERLEKGPEPDLVLLDLNLPGASGFSALVHVRAQYPSLPIIVVSAHEEASIIQRSIAHGAMGYIPKSAHPSHIGEAIREVLEGEIWLPPNLPANMNFDPRAADETALAERIQSLTPQQFRVLMMVAEGLLNKQIAYELDVSEATIKAHVTAIFRKLGVQNRTQAVLAINALNIEEKKI, from the coding sequence TCGTTGATGATCATCCACTGTTTCGTCATGCTTTAATTCAAGCCGTTCGTTATAGCCTGCCACAAGCGCAAATCCATGAAACTGCTGCTGTGAATGAGTTTTATGAACGTCTAGAGAAAGGTCCTGAACCAGATCTTGTTTTGCTGGACTTGAATTTACCAGGGGCTTCAGGCTTCTCCGCTTTGGTTCATGTACGCGCGCAGTATCCTTCATTGCCAATTATTGTGGTGTCTGCACATGAAGAAGCCAGCATTATCCAACGCTCAATTGCACATGGTGCGATGGGCTATATTCCAAAATCGGCACATCCAAGTCATATTGGTGAAGCGATTCGTGAAGTGTTGGAAGGGGAAATCTGGTTACCACCAAACTTGCCTGCCAATATGAACTTCGACCCACGTGCGGCTGATGAAACTGCTTTAGCTGAACGTATTCAATCTTTAACACCACAACAGTTCCGTGTGTTGATGATGGTGGCAGAAGGTTTACTCAATAAACAAATTGCTTATGAGTTAGATGTGTCAGAAGCGACCATCAAAGCGCATGTCACTGCAATTTTCCGTAAGCTCGGTGTACAAAATCGTACCCAAGCTGTATTAGCAATTAATGCGTTGAATATCGAAGAAAAGAAAATATAA